Proteins from a genomic interval of Helicobacter pylori Shi112:
- a CDS encoding mechanosensitive ion channel family protein: MRWLLYWVLVLLLFLNPLRAVEEHETDAIDLFLIFNQINQLNQVIETYKKNPERSAEVSLYNTQKNDLIKSLTSKVLNERDKIGIDINQNLKEQEKIKKRLSRSIKGDDFYTFMKDRLSLDILLIDEILYRFIDKIRGSIDIFSEQKDVESITDAFLLRLGQFKLYTFPKNLDNVKMHELERMFSDYELRLNTYTEVLRYIKNHPKEVLPKNLIMEVNMDFVLNKISKVLPFTAHSLQVSKIALALMILALLLGLRKLITWLLALLLDWIFEIMQRNKKMHVNVQKSIVSPVSVFLALFSCDVALDIFYYPNASPPKVSMWVGAVYIMLLAWLVIALFKGYGEALVTNMATKSTHNFRKEVINLILKVVYFLIFIVALLGVLKQLGFNVSAIVASLGIGGLAVALAVKDVLANFFASVILLLDNSFSQGDWIVCGEVEGTVVEMGLRRTTIRAFDNALLSVPNSELAGKPIRNWNRRKVGRRIKMEIGLTYSSSQSALQLCVKDIREMLENHPKIANGADSALQNTSDYRYMFKKDIVSIDDFLGYKNNLFVFLDQFADSSINILVYCFSKTVVWEEWLEVKEDVMLKIMGIVEKHHLSFAFPSQSLYVESLPEVSLKERAKI, encoded by the coding sequence ATGCGTTGGCTATTGTATTGGGTGTTGGTATTATTATTGTTTTTAAATCCTTTGAGGGCGGTTGAAGAGCATGAAACAGATGCGATTGATTTGTTTTTGATTTTCAATCAAATCAACCAACTCAATCAAGTCATTGAAACTTACAAGAAAAACCCTGAAAGAAGTGCTGAAGTCTCTCTGTATAACACCCAAAAGAATGACTTGATTAAAAGTTTGACTTCTAAAGTGTTGAATGAAAGGGATAAAATTGGCATTGACATCAATCAAAATTTAAAAGAGCAAGAGAAAATCAAAAAGCGTTTGTCTAGAAGCATTAAGGGCGATGATTTCTACACTTTCATGAAAGACAGATTGTCTTTAGATATTTTGTTGATAGATGAAATTTTGTATCGTTTTATAGATAAAATCAGGGGCAGTATTGATATTTTTAGCGAACAAAAAGATGTAGAAAGCATCACCGATGCTTTCCTTTTGCGTTTAGGGCAATTCAAACTCTACACTTTCCCTAAAAATTTAGACAATGTCAAAATGCATGAATTAGAGCGTATGTTTAGCGATTATGAATTGCGTTTGAACACTTATACCGAAGTCTTGCGTTACATCAAAAACCACCCTAAAGAAGTGCTTCCTAAAAACTTGATCATGGAAGTGAATATGGATTTTGTGTTAAACAAAATCAGCAAGGTCTTGCCTTTCACAGCCCATAGCTTGCAAGTGAGTAAGATTGCGCTTGCTTTGATGATTTTAGCTCTATTGCTAGGTTTAAGGAAGTTGATCACTTGGCTTTTAGCTTTATTGCTGGATTGGATTTTTGAAATCATGCAACGCAATAAAAAAATGCATGTCAATGTGCAAAAAAGCATTGTTTCGCCGGTTTCTGTCTTTTTAGCCCTGTTTAGTTGCGATGTGGCTTTAGATATTTTCTACTACCCTAACGCATCGCCCCCTAAAGTTTCTATGTGGGTGGGTGCGGTGTATATCATGCTTTTAGCATGGTTAGTGATAGCGCTTTTTAAAGGCTATGGGGAAGCGTTAGTTACGAATATGGCTACCAAAAGCACGCACAATTTTAGAAAAGAAGTGATCAACTTGATTTTAAAAGTCGTGTATTTTTTGATTTTTATTGTCGCGCTTTTAGGGGTTTTGAAACAACTAGGGTTTAATGTTTCAGCCATCGTCGCTTCTTTAGGGATTGGGGGGTTAGCGGTGGCTTTGGCGGTTAAAGATGTGTTGGCGAATTTTTTTGCTTCTGTCATTTTATTATTAGACAATTCGTTTTCTCAAGGGGATTGGATCGTGTGCGGTGAAGTGGAGGGCACGGTGGTGGAAATGGGGTTAAGACGCACCACGATCAGAGCCTTTGATAACGCTCTTTTGTCCGTGCCTAATTCAGAATTAGCCGGAAAACCCATCAGGAATTGGAACCGCCGTAAAGTGGGAAGGCGTATTAAAATGGAAATAGGCTTAACTTATAGCTCCAGTCAAAGCGCTTTACAGCTTTGCGTCAAAGACATTAGAGAAATGTTAGAAAACCACCCTAAAATCGCTAATGGAGCCGATAGCGCTTTGCAAAATACGAGCGATTACCGCTACATGTTTAAAAAAGATATTGTTTCTATTGATGATTTTTTAGGGTATAAAAACAATTTGTTTGTCTTTTTAGATCAGTTTGCGGACAGCTCTATCAATATTTTAGTGTATTGCTTTTCTAAAACAGTGGTTTGGGAAGAGTGGCTAGAAGTCAAAGAAGATGTGATGTTAAAAATCATGGGGATTGTAGAAAAGCACCATTTGAGTTTTGCTTTCCCATCACAGAGCTTGTATGTGGAGAGTTTGCCAGAAGTTAGCCTAAAAGAAAGGGCTAAAATCTAA